One Methylosarcina fibrata AML-C10 DNA segment encodes these proteins:
- the radC gene encoding RadC family protein, whose amino-acid sequence MTIKDWAAEDRPREKLLQRGVAALTDAELLAIFLRTGTPGKSAVDLARDLLNDFGSLKALLDADRQRFCRSNGLGDAKYAQMQAVMEMARRHFKEVLQRGDALTSPDATRAYLSAQLRGYSYEVFACLFLDNQHRVIQLDELFRGTIDGAAVYPREVAKKALYHNAAAVIFAHNHPSGIAEPSQADKLITDKLKQALALFDIRVLDHFIIGDGEPYSFAEHGLI is encoded by the coding sequence ATGACCATCAAAGACTGGGCCGCGGAGGACCGGCCAAGAGAAAAACTGTTGCAGCGGGGAGTGGCGGCCCTGACCGACGCCGAGCTTCTGGCCATTTTTCTGCGCACCGGCACGCCGGGTAAAAGCGCGGTCGACCTGGCGCGGGACTTGTTGAACGACTTCGGTTCGCTGAAAGCGCTGCTCGACGCCGACCGGCAGCGTTTCTGCCGCAGCAACGGTCTCGGCGACGCCAAATATGCGCAGATGCAGGCGGTCATGGAAATGGCGCGGCGCCATTTCAAGGAGGTCCTGCAGCGGGGCGATGCCCTGACCAGCCCCGACGCGACCCGCGCCTATCTGAGCGCGCAGCTCAGAGGCTACAGCTATGAAGTCTTCGCCTGTCTGTTTCTCGACAATCAGCACCGGGTGATCCAACTGGACGAGCTGTTCCGGGGCACGATCGACGGCGCCGCGGTATACCCTCGGGAAGTAGCCAAAAAAGCGCTGTATCACAATGCGGCGGCGGTGATCTTCGCGCACAACCACCCGTCGGGCATCGCCGAGCCCAGCCAGGCCGACAAACTGATTACCGACAAATTGAAACAGGCTCTGGCGCTGTTCGACATCCGGGTCCTGGACCATTTCATCATCGGCGACGGAGAGCCTTATTCTTTCGCCGAGCACGGCCTGATCTAA
- the coaBC gene encoding bifunctional phosphopantothenoylcysteine decarboxylase/phosphopantothenate--cysteine ligase CoaBC yields MSEYKRILLGVSGGIAAYKSAELVRLIRKRGAEVRVVMTASAMQFVSPLTFQALSGNAVQTDLLDAESENAMDHISLARWADAMVIAPATANVIAKLSHGLADDLLSTLYLAATVPVYIAPAMNQAMWAKPVTQNNIATLRQHGVQVIGPEPGEQACGETGLGRMSEPSDICARLFAGLAVRCLEGLNVLISAGPTREPLDPVRYLSNRSSGKMGYALAEAARNAGAAVTLVSGPVSLAPPAHVETVRVETAAQMYEAVLTRAEASDIYIGAAAVADYTPAVTQPGKIKKEGEQTHLILQKTGDILAAVAALGRRPFTVGFAAETDDLKAYARDKLARKNLDMIAANWVGRGSGGFESEQNALEVFWKDGKKSLAMTGKPRLAEQLIELIAERRAVTGRK; encoded by the coding sequence ATGAGCGAATACAAACGAATTTTATTGGGCGTCAGCGGCGGCATTGCCGCGTACAAGTCGGCGGAGCTGGTTCGCCTGATCCGTAAACGGGGAGCCGAGGTGCGTGTGGTAATGACGGCTTCGGCGATGCAATTCGTAAGCCCCTTGACTTTTCAGGCCTTGTCGGGGAATGCGGTGCAGACCGACCTGCTCGATGCCGAAAGCGAAAACGCGATGGACCACATTTCCCTGGCGCGTTGGGCCGACGCCATGGTCATTGCGCCGGCGACGGCCAACGTCATCGCGAAACTGAGCCACGGCCTGGCCGACGATTTGCTGAGCACGCTGTATCTGGCGGCGACCGTGCCGGTTTACATCGCGCCGGCGATGAATCAGGCGATGTGGGCCAAGCCGGTGACGCAGAACAATATCGCCACATTGAGGCAGCACGGCGTTCAGGTCATAGGCCCCGAACCGGGCGAGCAGGCCTGCGGCGAAACCGGGCTGGGACGCATGTCGGAGCCTTCCGACATTTGCGCCCGGCTGTTCGCAGGACTCGCGGTACGCTGCCTGGAGGGACTGAACGTATTGATCAGCGCCGGTCCTACCCGCGAACCGCTGGATCCTGTCCGTTACCTCAGCAACCGAAGTTCGGGCAAAATGGGCTATGCGCTGGCGGAAGCAGCCAGAAACGCCGGGGCTGCCGTGACGCTGGTCAGCGGTCCGGTCTCCCTGGCGCCGCCGGCCCACGTAGAAACGGTCCGGGTCGAAACGGCGGCGCAAATGTACGAGGCCGTGCTGACCAGGGCGGAAGCCTCGGATATCTATATCGGCGCGGCGGCGGTCGCCGATTATACACCCGCCGTGACGCAGCCGGGGAAAATCAAGAAAGAAGGCGAGCAAACTCATCTGATTCTGCAAAAAACCGGAGATATCCTGGCCGCCGTCGCGGCGCTCGGCCGACGTCCTTTTACCGTCGGGTTTGCCGCCGAAACCGATGATCTGAAGGCTTACGCAAGAGACAAGCTGGCGCGAAAAAACCTCGACATGATTGCGGCCAACTGGGTAGGGCGCGGTTCGGGCGGTTTCGAGAGCGAACAAAACGCCCTGGAGGTGTTCTGGAAAGACGGCAAAAAAAGTCTGGCGATGACCGGCAAGCCGCGTCTGGCGGAACAGCTCATCGAATTGATTGCCGAGCGAAGAGCCGTCACGGGCCGGAAATGA